A stretch of DNA from Thalassococcus arenae:
CGTGCTGATCCACGTGCTGCGCAATTCGATGATCCCGGTGGTCACCGTGATCGCGCTCGGCCTGCCGTCCATCTTCGGCGGCGCCATCATCACCGAGAACGTGTTCAAGGTGAACGGCATCGGCCAGTTGCTGATCACCGCGCTGTTCGCCAATGACCTGCCGATGGTGATGACGCTGACCTTCATCTTCGCCTTCCTCATCGTGCTGTTCAACCTGATCGCAGACATCCTCTACGGCCTGCTCGACCCGAGGATCCGCTATGACTGACACGACGCCGATCTCCGCCATCGAGGCGCTGAAGGACAAGGAACCGTCCAAGCCGCCCCGCTCGCAGTGGAAGGATGTCTGGGACCAGTTCACCAAGCACAAGGGCGCGATGTTCGGCGCCTTCTTCCTGATCCTCATCACGCTCGCGGTGCTGATCGGCCCCTATATCTGGACGGTCGATCCGCAAAAGCTGGACATCCGCAACAAGGACATGCGGCCGATCTACACCGCGATCTGGGACAGCACGGCCAAGGTCTCCTGGGCCAAGCCGCTGGGGTCCGACCAGCTGGGCCGCGACAACCTCGCCCAGCTTCTGTCGGGCGGGCGCGCCTCGATGGCGGTGGGCTGGGCGGCGATGATCCTCAGCCTGGTGATCGGCACGCTGATCGGCGTCGCGGCGGGCTATTTCAAACGGCTCGACGGCCCGTTGATGCGCCTCACCGACCTGTTCCTGTCGCTGCCGATCCTGCCGCTCCTGCTGGTGGCGGTGACGTTGTTCCGACAACCGCTGCGGTCGAATTTCGGCCCCGAAGGCGGCATGTTCATCCTGATCGTCACGGTCATCGCCATCACCTCGTGGATGCCCACGGCACGTATCGTGCGCGGCGACATCCTGGCGATCAAGGAACGCGAATTCGTGCTGGCGGCGCGTTCGATCGGGACGACGCCGATGGGCATCATCGGTCGGCACCTGTTGCCCAACGTTCTGTCGCCAATCCTGGTCTCTGCCGCGCTCGGTCTCGCCACGGCGATCATCACGGAATCAGCGCTGTCCTTCCTCGGTGTCGGCTTCCCCTCGGACTTTCCGACATGGGGCAAGATGCTGGCCGACGCCGTTGTCCGCATGGAGGAATACCCCGAACGCGTGCTGCTGCCGGGTATCGCCATCTCGCTGACCGTGCTCAGCGTGAACTTCCTCGGCGACGGCCTGCGCGATGCGCTCGACCCGCGAATCCGCGGCCGCTGAGAAAAAAGGACACCAACCCGCCTCGCCCGGTCCAGACCGGAACAGCGCATCGGCGGCACGCCGGTTGCGGAACCCCCGGCCCGATATCGGCCGGGAAACCGGAATAATGTTCCAGACGCGCGAGGTCTGCGACATCTAACAAGCCTTGCCCGGACATGTTTTCCGCGCCATCTGGAACATCGTTCCGATTGCGGAGGCTGACATGTTCGAAGATCTTGGCTTTGAAACCCTGACCGCCCCACAGGCCGTGGTCATCCTGGGCGCGCTGCTGGGCGTGGCGTTCGGCGTTCTGGCGGAACGCACGAAATTCTGTTTCCGCCGCGGCCTGGTGGGCGAAGATCGCCGCCAGGCGATGGGTGTCTGGCTGACCGCGCTCGCGGTCGCGTTGCTGGGCACCCAGGCCGCGGTATCGGCCGGGCTGATCGCTTTCGGCGACCATCGGTTCCTTGCCGCGGATCTGCCGCTTGCGGCGATTGTCATCGGCGGCCTGCTGTTCGGCGCGGGAATGGTGTTGACCCGCGGTTGCGTGTCGCGACTGACGGTGTTGGGCGCCACCGGCAACCTGCGCGCCCTGACCGTGCTGGTGCTGTTCGCCATCGCCGCCCATGCCACGCTCAAGGGCGTTCTGGCGCCCATCCGCACCACGCTGGGTGGCGTCACGCTGCCGCCGGGTGACACCGTCAGCCTTGCCGCCCTGCCCGGCGGTGCGCTGGTCTGGTCGGCGCTTCTGGTCACCGCGGCACTGGCCTTTGCCTTTCGTTCCGGCAACCGCCCGACGACCCTCGTCCTGGCCGCCCTGATTGGTGCATTGGTGCCGCTGGGATGGGTCGGCACGGGCTTCGTGCTCTACGACGATTTCGACCCGGTCGCCATGGAAAGCCTCAGCTTTACCAGCCCCTGGGCCGACACGCTGTTCTGGACCATCGCCTCGACCTCGATCCCGGCCGGGTTCGGTACCGGCCTCGTCGGCGGCGTGCTCCTGGGCAGCTTCCTGTCCGCGGCCACGGCCCGCCGTCTGGCCTGGCAGAGCTTCGAGACCCCGGCCCAGACCGGCCGCTATGCCACCGGTGCCGTCCTTATGGGCGTGGGCGGCGTGCTGGCGGGCGGCTGCACCGTCGGCGCGGGCCTCGCCGGTATCCCGACCCTGTCGGTCGCCGCGCTGTTGGCGCTGGCCGCCATCGCCGCCGGTGCCTTGGGAACCAACGCGGCCTTGCGCCGCAACAGCCATCTGGTTGCCCACCCGGCGGAATAACGGCTTCTCTGGTTCGGAAGTATCCCGGAGCGCGAGGCAGCGCCTCGCCGGGGGGTGCGGGGGGCCTGCTCCCCGCACAGAAAGAGCGCGCCGCAGGCGCACATCAGGATCACCTCAGATCACAGATCCGGCCCGCCCTTCTCGACTGCCGTCCGAATGCGCCGGATCATGCCCCAGACCAGCAGAACGACCGGCAGCGTCACGGCCGCCAGCAGCCAGCCGCGGCTGACACCCACCGCCTCGGCGACCGGGTAAAGCAGGTAGCCTGCCAGCGACACCGCGTAATAGCTGATCGCCACGACCGAAAGCCCCTCGACCGTCTTCTGCAGGCGCAGCTGCATGTCGGCCCGTTTATCCATGCTGGCCAGCAGCTTCTGGTTCTGGGCCGACCGTTCGACCTCGACCCGGGTGCGCAGCAAGTCGCCCGCCCGCACCGCCCGCGCGGCCATGCTGTCCATCCGGCCCTGCGCGCTTTTCACGGTGCGCATGGCCGGATCGTATCGCCGCATCATGAACTCGGCAAAGGTCTGACGGCCCTGAAAGCGCGCTTCGCGCAGAACCTCGATGCGTTGACCGACGATGGCCTCGTAGGCGAAGGTCGCGCCGAACCGGAACGCGGTCTGCGCCGACAGCGCCTCCAGTTCCGCCGAGACCGACAAGAGCGCGTTCAGCGTTTCGTCCGGCGAACCGCGCCCCTGCGTCATCGCCTCCATCAATTCGGTCAGTTCGGTGTCGATCTCGCCCATCCGGGCGGCGATCTCGCGGACCCGGGTGAAGCCCAGCATCGACATGGTCTTGTAGGTCTCGATCTCGCAAAGCCGCTGAACGATCCGTCCGACCCGACGCTCGCCGATGCCCGGCGCGGTGAAGACGCCAAAGCGCAGATGCCCGGCCGGGTCGATGCGGAAATCGCCCGCGACCACCGCGTCGCTGTCCAGAACCGAGCTGACCGCGACGCTTTCGGGCACGAACCAATCCGCGATGGCGCGGGCGATCTCGGCGTCGGCCGAGCGCTCCAACACGCGGATCAGCGCCGAAGTCATCCGCACGCCCGGCGCCTCGGCCAGCCAATCCTCGGGGAAGACGTCGAAATCCGACGGATCGAAGGCACGATCGCCCAATCCGCTCAGGAAAACGGTGTAGGTCACGAACTCGGTATGCTGTTCCCATTTCAGCGTGTTCTGACCGATCCGGCAGGAAAAATGCGTTGCGCCCGGCTGCGGGTGGTTGGCGCCGTACCGGTCCAGCAGCGCGGTCAGGTGCGCCAGGTCCTGCGTCCGGTCGCGCGCCGCCGCGCCGCGCGGCTGCTTGACGGCAAGATAGACCGCCCGGCACGGAGCGGTCAGAGATGGAAACGGCCGGGCGTGCAGCTCGTTGGCAAGCTTGTAGCGCAGCGGGTGGTCCTGAATCGGCGGCATGGCGGTTCCTCAAGGTCGCGCCGACCATAGCTGCATTTGCAGCAATGTAAAGAAAGCGTTTATTTTCATGCGGTTACGCGGATGCGATGGTATACCGCGCGGAAAAAGCGCGCGTTTTCCGCGCCTTATCCGCTTCGGGGGTCCGGGGTGCGGCGGTATCGCGTGGTACTGCGGTAGTCCTTGCGCGGACCTTTCACGGTCCAGACCGCTGTCCAGTCGGGCCAGGTGGCGAAATCATAGGCAACGTCGTACTGGTCGGGGTCGCACCAGTGTCGGGCCGTCCCGCCGCCGCGCGGCACCGTGTGAAAGAACCGACCGTCGTCGAACCAGACGCCCAGATCGGCGTCCCAGAGATAGCGACGCTCGGCGGCAAAGGCCCCGCCCATGGCAAGGGTCAGGGTGCCGGTTTCGACATAGAGCGCGCCGTCTTCCTGCGCGGTCCAGACCGCGCGACCGTCGAACCGCGCCCGGGTGCCATCGGCATGGTCCAGATCGCGGCTCAGCGTCCATGTCCCCAGAAAGTCGCTCAGCTCCATTGCCCGATCCCCACCATCAGCCACCCGGTCTATCCGCTGCGGCGCGCCCTGGCAACGCGGACGCAAGACGGAAACGGCGGCGCATCGCTGCGCCGCCGCCTGCCCTGCGGTTCGTTCCTGTCGGTTCAGGCCCAGATCATGTCCGCGCCCCAATCGCGAAAGATCTTGCGGATTTCGGGGGTCAGAAAACCCTGCCCACTGGCATATTGCGGCAGGCTGAAGGATGACCCGGCATTCACCTCGACGATGACGGGGCCGTCATCGGTGATGCAGATGTCGGTGCTTTGGTATTTCAGCGGGGTGTGCAACGACGCGACCTGCGCGTTGACCTCCAGCAGGCGGTCCCAGTGGGGCAGCGTCTCGCCCAGCAGCGCGGCATCGACCGACGGATGGGCTTCCAGTTCCTTCAGGCCCGGCCCGTCCGTGCCCACCAGGCGCAGGACCTTGCCGGTTTCGGGATCGATGTTGCACAGCAGGTTGCCCGGGCGCCAGAAATTGTCGGCCAGGTTGCCGCCCGAAGGCAGCTTGAGCACGGCATGGCTGACCCAAAGCCCGTCCTCCTTGAGGAAGTTGACCATGCGGATCGTCGCGGCGGCTTCGGTGAACTGGCGGATGAACCCGCAATTGCGCACCAGCCGCTGCAGCAGGAAGGCGTCCGAGCCGATGATGTGTTCGAGGAACTTGTGATAGGTCATGCCGCCCTGTTCGCGCAGATAGACCATGTCGTCATCGGCATTCTCGATGATGAAAACGCCGACGCTCATCAGGCCGCGATTGTGCTTGCCGAACAGCGGAAATCCCGCGGTCTTGAGAAAGCCGCGCAGGTCGTCGGCGCTGCGCAGCACGGTGCCGTCGGCATAGCGTCGGGCGCCGGTATCCACGATGGCGACGGTGTCGGGCACCGGCAGGCCGTCGCGGGTCAGGTGCAGGTGGCTCAGCCACTTGTCCTCGGTCAGGGCGAACCACCACAGGTCGTTGGTCTTGTGGATGACCTGGTTCTGCACGGCGGCGCCGACGAATTGCGCCCGCTCGTCGTCGGTGAAGCGGGCCTTGTCGTAAAGGCCGAACTTCACGTATTCGTCGAACTGGATCTTGGCGCGGCCGCGCCGCGCCTTGGACATCTCGATGCCCAGGCCGATCGGGTTGCGCCCCGATTTCCGCGCCGCATAGACCAGAAGCTCGGCCTTGTTGGGCTGGCCCTTCTTTTCCCATTTCGCGTGATCGCGGGCAACGATGGTGCCTGCCTCCGCGCTGCCTGCGTTGACTGCTGCCTCTGCCATTTTCGTCTCCGGCTTGCCTGTCTCGGTTGGCCGCAAGCCTGCGGGGCGAATGCGGCACGAATGCGGCATGGCCAAGGAAAGATGGGAACAATTCTCGTGGTATGCTTCGATTGTTTCGCACGACACCGCCCCGCGGATGCCGATGCGCCGCCGTGTCACGGCGGTGGCGGCCTTGTGAGCCCGGACAAGCCGGTCTATGACCGCCGCGACCAACCGCGTTTGCAAATACAGGTGTCACCCGCATGATCCCCCGCTATTCCCGCCCCGACATGGTCGCCATCTGGTCGCCGGAAACGAAATTCCGCATCTGGTACGAGATCGAGGCGCATGCCTGCGACGCGCAGGCCCGGCTGGGGGTGATCCCGCAGGCCAATGCCGACGCGGTCTGGAAGGCCCGCGATGTCGAATTCGATGTCGCCCGCATCGACGAGATCGAGGCGGTGACCAAGCACGATGTCATCGCCTTTCTGACCCATCTCGCCGAGATCATCGGCAATGACGAGGCGCGTTTCGTCCACCAGGGCATGACCAGTTCCGATGTGCTGGACACCACGCTGAACGTGCAGCTGGTGCGCGCCGCCGATCTGCTGCTGGCGGGCATGGATCGGGTGCTGGCCGCGCTGAAGACCCGCGCCTACGAACACAAGGACACGGTCCGCATCGGCCGCAGCCACGGCATCCATGCCGAACCCACGACGATGGGGCTGACCTTTGCCCGCTTCTATGCCGAGATGGACCGCAACAAGAACCGGCTGGAAAAGGCCCGGTGGGAGGTGGCGACAGGCGCGATCTCCGGCGCCGTGGGCACCTTTGCCAATATCGACCCCGCGGTCGAAGAGCATGTCTGCGCCAAGATGGGCCTGCGCCCCGAGCCGATCAGCACCCAGGTCATCCCGCGCGACCGCCACGCGATGTTCTTCGCCACGCTGGGCGTGATCGCCAGCAGCATCGAGAATATCGCCGTGGAAATCCGCCACATGCAGCGCACCGAAGTGCTGGAGGCCGAGGAGTTCTTCTCGGCCGGGCAGAAAGGGTCCAGCGCGATGCCGCACAAGCGCAACCCGGTGCTGACCGAGAACCTGACCGGACTGGCGCGGCTGGTGCGCATGACGGTCGTTCCGGCGATGGAGAACGTCGCGCTTTGGCACGAACGCGACATCTCGCACAGCTCGGTGGAACGCGGCATCGGGCCGGATGCGACGGTGACGCTGGATTTCGCGCTGCACCGCCTGGCCGGCGTGATCGAGAAACTGGTGATCTATCCTGACAACATGCTGGCCAACATGAACAAGTTCCGCGGGCTGGTCATGTCACAGCGGGTTCTGCTGGCCCTGACCCAGGCCGGCGTCAGCCGCGAGGACGCCTACCGCCTGGTGCAGCGCAACGCGATGAAGGTCTGGGAAGAAGGCCGCGATTTCCGCGAGGAATTGCTGGCCGACAAGGACGTGCGCGCCGCGTTGAGCGAAGCCGAAATCAACGAAAAATTCGATCTCGGCTACCACACCAAGCATGTCGACACGATCTTTGCCCGGGTGTTCGGCGCGCAATGACCGGCGGTGCGCGGGATGCCCCGCGCACATCCTCACAGGCGGATGACGTATTCCTTGGTCGTCGTCTCCACGACCTCCCAGGTGCCGACAAAGCCGGGCCGAAGGACAAAGCCATCGCCGGCCCGGACATGCAGCGCTTCACCGCCGTCTTCGGTGATGATGGAATACCCGTCGAGAATGCGGCAGTATTCCCATTCGTCGTACCGGATCGTCCACTTGCCCGGCGTGGACCGCCAGGTTCCGCAGTAAAGGCCGTCGCGTTCCTCGACGTTCCATGTCGTGAACACGGGCGTGCCGGCGATCAGCCTGTCGGCGGCCGGGCGATCGGTTTCGGGATCGACCGTTTCGGTCGTGATACGGAATAACATCTCTGTCACGGCTGTGCCCATCGTTGACTCGCGTCTGAAACGCTGTTGGCCGGCCGACCGCAATTCCGAATCCGCACCGGGGCGTTCAATCGCTTTTGACCTAGCGTCAAAGCGTGCTACCCTTCGCCTGTCCAAAAAGGGAGATGTTCATGAAGATCAAGACCCTTCTCGCAGCGGCCGTTCTGTCGCTTTCTCCGGCCGTGGCGCTGGCCTATTGTTCGGGCAGCGAACACGCCACCCAGACGATGACATGCGCCGACGGCATGGTCTACGATTCGGAAACTAACAGCTGCAAGGTGCTTTCGGGCTGATACCCCCGCACCTGCTACGCGAAAGGCGGCCGGGTGGCCGCCTTTTTCTTTTGCGCTACCTGTCGCCCGACCCTGCATGACGGAGAGCCCGATGTTTCGCCCGATCACGACCTTGACTGCCCTTTTCCTGTGTCTGCCGGCCGCAGCCTTTGCCGCGGGCGGCGACATCTCGACCCCGCCCAGGGCCCCCGAATGCAAGGACGGCCAGGTGATGGATGCCGCGACACGGACCTGCGTGGACGCCGTCGACAGCCGGCTGGACGACGGCGAACGGCTGGATGCCGTCCGCCAATACGCCTATGCCGGCGATCTGGGCGCGGCGCGCGCCGTGCTCGACGCGATGAACGACCAAGGCGCCGACGGCGTGCTGACCTACCGCGGCTTCACCGCGCGCAAGGGCGGCGATATCGGCGCCGCGATGGGCTGGTACGCCGCCGCACTCGTCGCCAATCCCGACAACATCCTTGCGCGGTCCTACAAGGGTCAGGGCCATGTCGAAGCGGGCGAGATCGTGCAGGCACGATCCGAACTGATGGAAATCCGGATGCGCGGCGGTCAGGGAACATGGGCCGAGCAGTCGTTGCGAATGGCCATCGAAACCGGCCGAGGCAACAGCTATTAGGCTCGCGCCTTAACCGCCCCGAAACCTCGGCACGCTACCGGTTGAGCAAAGCTTGACGGAGCGTTCGGATGTCTCAGACCAATGCGCTCGCCGCCCTGCCCGGCCCGGCCCGCGCCGCCGCACCGCGCGGGCTCGGCCGCAAGGCCAAGGCGGCGATCATCGTGCAATTCCTGCTGACCGAGGGGGCGGATATCCCGCTGTCGGTCTTGCCCGATGACCTGCAGGCCGAACTGACGGCCCTGCTGGGGGCGATGCGCTATATCGACCGCGACACGCTGAACAGCGTGGTCGGCGAATTCGCCGACGAACTGGAACGGCTCGGGCTCAG
This window harbors:
- a CDS encoding adenylosuccinate lyase; this translates as MKIKTLLAAAVLSLSPAVALAYCSGSEHATQTMTCADGMVYDSETNSCKVLSG
- a CDS encoding DUF6314 family protein, encoding MELSDFLGTWTLSRDLDHADGTRARFDGRAVWTAQEDGALYVETGTLTLAMGGAFAAERRYLWDADLGVWFDDGRFFHTVPRGGGTARHWCDPDQYDVAYDFATWPDWTAVWTVKGPRKDYRSTTRYRRTPDPRSG
- a CDS encoding ABC transporter permease, whose product is MTDTTPISAIEALKDKEPSKPPRSQWKDVWDQFTKHKGAMFGAFFLILITLAVLIGPYIWTVDPQKLDIRNKDMRPIYTAIWDSTAKVSWAKPLGSDQLGRDNLAQLLSGGRASMAVGWAAMILSLVIGTLIGVAAGYFKRLDGPLMRLTDLFLSLPILPLLLVAVTLFRQPLRSNFGPEGGMFILIVTVIAITSWMPTARIVRGDILAIKEREFVLAARSIGTTPMGIIGRHLLPNVLSPILVSAALGLATAIITESALSFLGVGFPSDFPTWGKMLADAVVRMEEYPERVLLPGIAISLTVLSVNFLGDGLRDALDPRIRGR
- a CDS encoding YeeE/YedE family protein: MFEDLGFETLTAPQAVVILGALLGVAFGVLAERTKFCFRRGLVGEDRRQAMGVWLTALAVALLGTQAAVSAGLIAFGDHRFLAADLPLAAIVIGGLLFGAGMVLTRGCVSRLTVLGATGNLRALTVLVLFAIAAHATLKGVLAPIRTTLGGVTLPPGDTVSLAALPGGALVWSALLVTAALAFAFRSGNRPTTLVLAALIGALVPLGWVGTGFVLYDDFDPVAMESLSFTSPWADTLFWTIASTSIPAGFGTGLVGGVLLGSFLSAATARRLAWQSFETPAQTGRYATGAVLMGVGGVLAGGCTVGAGLAGIPTLSVAALLALAAIAAGALGTNAALRRNSHLVAHPAE
- a CDS encoding DUF3422 family protein; translated protein: MPPIQDHPLRYKLANELHARPFPSLTAPCRAVYLAVKQPRGAAARDRTQDLAHLTALLDRYGANHPQPGATHFSCRIGQNTLKWEQHTEFVTYTVFLSGLGDRAFDPSDFDVFPEDWLAEAPGVRMTSALIRVLERSADAEIARAIADWFVPESVAVSSVLDSDAVVAGDFRIDPAGHLRFGVFTAPGIGERRVGRIVQRLCEIETYKTMSMLGFTRVREIAARMGEIDTELTELMEAMTQGRGSPDETLNALLSVSAELEALSAQTAFRFGATFAYEAIVGQRIEVLREARFQGRQTFAEFMMRRYDPAMRTVKSAQGRMDSMAARAVRAGDLLRTRVEVERSAQNQKLLASMDKRADMQLRLQKTVEGLSVVAISYYAVSLAGYLLYPVAEAVGVSRGWLLAAVTLPVVLLVWGMIRRIRTAVEKGGPDL
- the purB gene encoding adenylosuccinate lyase; protein product: MIPRYSRPDMVAIWSPETKFRIWYEIEAHACDAQARLGVIPQANADAVWKARDVEFDVARIDEIEAVTKHDVIAFLTHLAEIIGNDEARFVHQGMTSSDVLDTTLNVQLVRAADLLLAGMDRVLAALKTRAYEHKDTVRIGRSHGIHAEPTTMGLTFARFYAEMDRNKNRLEKARWEVATGAISGAVGTFANIDPAVEEHVCAKMGLRPEPISTQVIPRDRHAMFFATLGVIASSIENIAVEIRHMQRTEVLEAEEFFSAGQKGSSAMPHKRNPVLTENLTGLARLVRMTVVPAMENVALWHERDISHSSVERGIGPDATVTLDFALHRLAGVIEKLVIYPDNMLANMNKFRGLVMSQRVLLALTQAGVSREDAYRLVQRNAMKVWEEGRDFREELLADKDVRAALSEAEINEKFDLGYHTKHVDTIFARVFGAQ
- a CDS encoding cupin domain-containing protein, yielding MLFRITTETVDPETDRPAADRLIAGTPVFTTWNVEERDGLYCGTWRSTPGKWTIRYDEWEYCRILDGYSIITEDGGEALHVRAGDGFVLRPGFVGTWEVVETTTKEYVIRL
- a CDS encoding sugar-transfer associated ATP-grasp domain-containing protein, translating into MAEAAVNAGSAEAGTIVARDHAKWEKKGQPNKAELLVYAARKSGRNPIGLGIEMSKARRGRAKIQFDEYVKFGLYDKARFTDDERAQFVGAAVQNQVIHKTNDLWWFALTEDKWLSHLHLTRDGLPVPDTVAIVDTGARRYADGTVLRSADDLRGFLKTAGFPLFGKHNRGLMSVGVFIIENADDDMVYLREQGGMTYHKFLEHIIGSDAFLLQRLVRNCGFIRQFTEAAATIRMVNFLKEDGLWVSHAVLKLPSGGNLADNFWRPGNLLCNIDPETGKVLRLVGTDGPGLKELEAHPSVDAALLGETLPHWDRLLEVNAQVASLHTPLKYQSTDICITDDGPVIVEVNAGSSFSLPQYASGQGFLTPEIRKIFRDWGADMIWA